In Methylococcus geothermalis, one genomic interval encodes:
- a CDS encoding FAD-linked oxidase C-terminal domain-containing protein, with protein sequence MSPERCTRGEDREAFLLELRRILPAEALLSDAEDLRPFECDALSAYTVLPWIAVLPATVGQVQAVLRLCHSHGVPVVARGAGTGLSGGALPVADGVLLSLAKFNRILEVDPANRMARVQPGVRNLAISEAAARFGLYYAPDPSSQVACTIGGNVAENSGGVHCLKYGLTVHNVLQVTLLTIEGDLLTLGSLGLDGPGYDLLAVVNGSEGLLGVIVEVVVKLLPLPETARTLLAAFDGIEAAGDAVAGVIGAGLLPAGLEMMDKLTLRATEEFVHAGYPVDAAAIVLCEMDGMAEQVEAEIARARQVLAAHGALEVRESRDEAERRKFWAGRKAAFPAVGRIAADYYCIDGTIPRKRLAQVLGRIGELSEQYGLAVGNVFHAGDGNLHPLILYDASLPGELERAEALGEDILTFCVEVGGTVTGEHGVGVEKLNPMCVQFSAPALRQFHALKEAFDDKGLLNPGKAVPTLARCAEFGHVHVHGGRLRHSELERF encoded by the coding sequence ATGAGCCCGGAACGGTGCACGCGCGGCGAGGACCGGGAAGCCTTCCTTCTTGAGCTGCGGCGCATCCTTCCGGCGGAAGCCCTGTTGAGCGACGCGGAGGATCTCAGGCCGTTCGAATGCGATGCGCTTTCCGCCTACACCGTCTTGCCCTGGATCGCGGTGTTGCCGGCTACGGTCGGGCAGGTCCAGGCGGTGCTGCGTCTGTGCCATTCGCATGGCGTGCCGGTCGTGGCGCGGGGGGCCGGTACCGGCCTGTCCGGCGGCGCCTTGCCGGTGGCCGACGGCGTGCTGCTGAGCCTGGCGAAGTTCAACCGCATCCTGGAGGTGGACCCCGCCAACCGCATGGCCCGCGTGCAGCCCGGCGTTCGCAACCTGGCCATTTCGGAGGCGGCGGCGCGGTTCGGCCTGTATTACGCCCCGGACCCGTCCTCCCAGGTCGCCTGCACCATCGGCGGCAATGTGGCGGAGAACTCCGGCGGGGTGCATTGCCTGAAATACGGCCTGACGGTGCACAACGTGCTGCAGGTCACCTTGCTGACCATCGAAGGCGATCTGCTGACGCTGGGGTCGCTGGGGCTGGACGGTCCGGGCTACGACCTGCTGGCCGTGGTGAACGGCTCCGAAGGCCTGCTGGGCGTGATCGTCGAAGTGGTCGTCAAGCTGCTGCCGCTGCCGGAGACGGCCCGGACGCTGCTGGCCGCTTTCGACGGCATCGAAGCGGCGGGTGACGCCGTGGCCGGAGTGATCGGCGCGGGTTTGTTGCCGGCCGGCCTGGAAATGATGGACAAGCTCACCCTCCGAGCGACCGAAGAGTTCGTCCATGCCGGCTATCCGGTGGATGCGGCGGCCATCGTGCTGTGCGAGATGGACGGCATGGCCGAGCAAGTCGAGGCCGAGATCGCCCGTGCCCGCCAGGTGCTGGCGGCGCATGGCGCGCTGGAAGTGCGCGAATCGCGCGACGAAGCCGAGCGCCGGAAATTCTGGGCCGGACGCAAGGCCGCCTTCCCGGCGGTCGGGCGGATCGCCGCGGACTATTACTGCATCGACGGCACGATCCCGCGGAAACGGCTGGCGCAAGTGCTGGGACGAATCGGTGAATTGTCGGAGCAGTATGGGCTGGCCGTGGGCAACGTGTTCCACGCCGGCGACGGCAATCTGCATCCTTTGATCCTCTACGATGCCTCGCTTCCCGGTGAGCTGGAGCGCGCCGAGGCGCTGGGGGAAGACATCCTCACCTTCTGCGTCGAGGTCGGCGGAACGGTGACCGGCGAACATGGGGTCGGCGTCGAGAAGCTCAACCCGATGTGCGTCCAGTTCAGCGCGCCGGCGCTGCGGCAGTTCCACGCGCTGAAGGAAGCGTTCGATGACAAGGGATTGCTCAATCCCGGCAAGGCGGTGCCGACGCTCGCGCGTTGCGCCGAATTCGGCCATGTCCACGTGCACGGCGGAAGGCTCCGCCATTCCGAGCTGGAGCGCTTCTGA
- the glcE gene encoding glycolate oxidase subunit GlcE, whose protein sequence is MTIPYQDDADNLTGQVRAACARREPLRIRGSGSKTFYTGPCEGRPLSTLAHTGIVHYEPTELVLTARSGTPLARIEAALAESGQMLGFEPPHFGTGATWGGTVACGLSGPRRPWGGSVRDAVLGCRIVNGRGDVLSFGGEVMKNVAGFDISRLMAGALGTLGLLLEISVKVQPRPECEMTRCFDGSSAEARERMIQWGGSGLPMTAMAWDGRLYLRLSGPEKAVSAAVRRVGGDALVSADAFWSSLREQTHGFFAGAGDLWRLSLPPAASLDGLSGAWLLDWGGAQRWLRAADAGPAEVCAAVQAVGGHARLFRTANPAAERCAPLAPALAGLHRRVRAAFDPEGIFNRGLWQEAF, encoded by the coding sequence ATGACGATTCCGTACCAGGACGATGCCGACAATCTGACGGGACAGGTGCGCGCGGCCTGCGCCCGCCGGGAACCCCTACGGATTCGGGGCAGCGGCAGCAAGACCTTCTACACCGGGCCGTGCGAAGGGCGGCCGCTGTCCACCCTGGCGCACACCGGCATCGTCCATTACGAACCCACCGAACTGGTGCTCACCGCTCGCAGCGGCACGCCGCTCGCCCGAATCGAAGCGGCGCTGGCGGAATCCGGCCAGATGCTGGGATTCGAGCCGCCGCATTTCGGTACCGGCGCAACCTGGGGCGGGACCGTGGCCTGCGGATTGTCCGGCCCGCGCAGGCCCTGGGGCGGCAGCGTGCGCGACGCGGTGCTCGGTTGCCGGATCGTCAACGGCCGAGGCGACGTGCTGTCCTTCGGCGGCGAGGTCATGAAGAACGTGGCCGGGTTCGACATCTCTCGGCTGATGGCCGGTGCGCTCGGCACGCTGGGCCTGCTGCTGGAAATTTCGGTGAAAGTGCAGCCCCGGCCCGAGTGCGAGATGACGCGGTGTTTCGACGGTTCGTCCGCGGAAGCCCGGGAGCGGATGATCCAGTGGGGCGGCAGCGGTCTGCCGATGACGGCCATGGCCTGGGATGGCCGGCTCTACCTGCGTCTGTCGGGGCCGGAAAAGGCGGTTTCCGCCGCCGTCCGGCGTGTCGGCGGCGATGCGCTGGTGTCGGCGGACGCATTCTGGAGCAGCCTGAGGGAGCAGACGCACGGTTTCTTCGCCGGTGCGGGCGATCTCTGGCGGTTGTCGCTGCCACCGGCCGCAAGCCTCGATGGCCTGTCCGGTGCCTGGCTCCTTGACTGGGGCGGCGCCCAGCGCTGGCTGCGCGCGGCCGATGCGGGCCCGGCCGAGGTCTGCGCTGCCGTCCAGGCCGTGGGAGGGCATGCGCGCCTGTTCCGCACCGCGAATCCCGCGGCAGAGCGTTGCGCTCCTCTGGCGCCGGCGCTGGCCGGCCTGCACCGGCGGGTGAGGGCGGCGTTCGATCCGGAGGGAATCTTCAACCGAGGACTGTGGCAGGAGGCATTCTAG
- the soxC gene encoding sulfite dehydrogenase produces the protein MKPYIEPRTPPSETAGTEPERRRFLKAGLAVTGAALAGTAQAVPPPPWMTRPGAPLSNYGQPSPHERAVIRWIAANADAPGNGISWTPLERLEGIVTPSGLHFERHHNGVPQIDPAVHRLAVHGRVGKALSFGIDDLLRYPMTSRLCFIECGGNSNAGWHQEPMQAPAGNIHGLASCSEWTGVPLATVLAECGLQPNAQWLIAEGADAAAMNVSIPLDKALDDALLALYQNGERLRPENGYPLRLVLPGWEGVTNVKWLHRLQLADQPAMARNETAKYTELLPSGQARQFSFVMEAKSLITRPSAGQALPGPGLHPISGLAWSGRGAIRRVEVSTDGGKTWQDAALDSPVLPKCFTRFRLSWRWDGSPAILKSRATDETGYVQPERQILVAERGRHGYFHYNAIVSWAVAADGSVSHVHA, from the coding sequence ATGAAGCCCTACATCGAACCCCGCACCCCTCCGTCCGAAACCGCTGGCACCGAACCGGAGCGCCGCCGCTTCCTGAAAGCCGGCCTGGCCGTCACCGGCGCCGCGCTGGCCGGCACCGCCCAGGCGGTGCCTCCCCCGCCCTGGATGACCCGGCCCGGTGCTCCGCTTTCCAACTACGGCCAGCCCTCGCCGCACGAGCGCGCCGTCATCCGCTGGATCGCGGCCAATGCCGATGCGCCGGGGAACGGGATTTCCTGGACACCGCTGGAGCGGCTGGAAGGCATCGTCACCCCCAGCGGCCTGCATTTCGAGCGCCACCACAACGGCGTGCCGCAGATCGATCCCGCCGTACATCGGCTCGCGGTGCATGGACGGGTCGGCAAGGCCTTGAGCTTCGGCATCGACGACCTGCTGCGCTACCCGATGACCTCGCGCCTGTGTTTCATCGAATGCGGCGGCAACAGCAATGCCGGCTGGCACCAGGAGCCGATGCAGGCGCCCGCGGGCAACATCCACGGACTGGCGTCCTGCAGCGAATGGACCGGGGTTCCGCTGGCCACCGTGCTGGCGGAGTGCGGCCTGCAGCCGAACGCCCAATGGCTGATCGCCGAAGGCGCCGACGCCGCGGCGATGAACGTCAGCATCCCGCTGGACAAGGCGCTGGACGATGCCCTGCTCGCCCTGTACCAGAACGGCGAGCGGCTGCGGCCCGAGAACGGCTATCCGCTGCGGCTGGTCCTGCCCGGCTGGGAAGGCGTCACCAACGTCAAATGGCTGCACCGATTGCAGCTCGCCGATCAGCCGGCGATGGCGCGCAACGAAACCGCCAAGTACACCGAACTGCTGCCCTCCGGCCAGGCCCGGCAGTTCAGCTTCGTCATGGAAGCCAAATCGCTGATCACCCGCCCCTCCGCCGGCCAGGCCCTGCCCGGCCCCGGCCTGCACCCGATCTCCGGGCTGGCCTGGAGCGGCCGGGGCGCGATCCGGCGGGTGGAAGTCTCGACTGATGGCGGCAAGACCTGGCAGGACGCGGCGCTCGACTCGCCCGTGCTGCCCAAGTGCTTCACCCGCTTCCGCCTGTCCTGGCGCTGGGACGGTTCTCCCGCCATCCTCAAGAGCCGGGCCACCGACGAAACCGGCTACGTCCAGCCCGAACGCCAGATCCTGGTCGCCGAACGCGGCCGCCACGGCTATTTCCATTACAACGCGATCGTGTCCTGGGCCGTCGCCGCCGACGGGAGCGTCAGCCATGTCCATGCGTGA
- a CDS encoding rhomboid family intramembrane serine protease, translating into MIPYRDTIPCRHTPWVTWSLMAFNLAVHLYTQWLPPRALQALFTLHGLVPARYGLPEWAGTVGFPPDVYSPFVTSMFLHGSWFHLVGNMWLLWIFGDNIEDRMGVVRFLFFYLFCGVVAAGLQVYFSPQSTVPTVGASGAIAGVMGAYFFLYPYARLVIWVFFLPLFVTVPAIAFLGAWVIYQLFKATSGFGSHAPYADVAWWGHLGGFITGALLHRLFLLPEREPPEETGLRRVRP; encoded by the coding sequence GTGATTCCTTACCGCGACACCATCCCCTGCCGCCACACGCCCTGGGTAACCTGGAGCCTGATGGCGTTCAACCTCGCGGTCCATCTTTACACGCAGTGGCTGCCGCCCAGGGCGCTGCAGGCGCTGTTCACCCTGCACGGCCTGGTGCCGGCGCGGTATGGACTGCCGGAATGGGCTGGGACGGTGGGGTTCCCGCCCGATGTCTATAGTCCTTTCGTCACCAGCATGTTCCTGCACGGAAGCTGGTTTCATCTGGTCGGCAACATGTGGCTGCTGTGGATTTTCGGCGACAACATCGAGGACCGCATGGGCGTGGTGCGGTTCCTGTTCTTCTATCTGTTCTGCGGCGTGGTGGCTGCGGGACTCCAGGTTTATTTCAGCCCTCAGTCGACGGTGCCCACCGTGGGGGCGTCCGGCGCCATCGCCGGAGTCATGGGGGCCTATTTTTTTCTATACCCTTACGCCCGTCTGGTGATCTGGGTGTTCTTCCTGCCGCTGTTCGTCACGGTACCAGCCATCGCCTTCCTCGGGGCCTGGGTGATCTACCAGTTGTTCAAGGCGACCAGCGGCTTCGGCAGCCATGCGCCTTACGCTGACGTGGCGTGGTGGGGGCATCTCGGCGGGTTCATTACCGGAGCGCTCCTGCACCGCCTGTTTCTGCTGCCGGAGCGCGAGCCTCCCGAAGAGACCGGCTTGCGCCGGGTACGTCCATGA